The following proteins are co-located in the Helicobacter acinonychis genome:
- a CDS encoding bifunctional metallophosphatase/5'-nucleotidase, translating to MKRLTLAIFLTLTLSVFAKEVKLVFLATSDIHGRLFSYDYAVGEQKPNNGLTRITTLIKKQRAENKNVILIDIGDLLQGNSAELFNHEPIHPLVRAENDLKFDVRVLGNHEFNFSKSFLEKNIKGFNGDVVNANIIKTADNKPFVKPYAIKKIDGVRVAIVGYLVPHVPTWEASTPEHFAGLKFLSAEEALKKTLKELNGKHDILIGAFHLGREDEKGGDGIPDLAKKFPQFDIIFAGHEHAVYNTKIGKVHTIEPGAYGVYLAKGVVVFDTKTKKKMVTTENLPTKDVPEDEELAKKYEYVDKKSKEYAQEVVGEVTKTFIERPDFITGEAKITTMPTATLQETPIITLINKVQKYYAKADVSAAALFNFGSNLKKGPFKRKDVAFIYKFTNTLIGVNMMGENLLKYMEWSYRFYNQLQPGDLTISFDENIRGYNFDMFSGVKYQVDVTKPTGQRIINPTINGKPIDPKATYKLAINNYRFGTLSALQLITDADRYYDSYDELQDGGQIRDLIIKFITEEKGGKVTPELEHNWEIINYNFKNPLLKKLAEKLKDGSIKIPTSKDGRTLNVKSIKESEVE from the coding sequence ATGAAAAGATTGACTTTAGCCATCTTTTTAACGCTGACGCTTTCGGTATTTGCAAAAGAAGTGAAATTGGTGTTTTTGGCAACATCAGACATTCACGGCCGGCTTTTTTCGTATGATTATGCCGTTGGGGAACAAAAACCCAATAACGGCCTTACGAGAATTACGACTTTAATCAAAAAGCAAAGAGCTGAAAATAAAAATGTGATTTTGATTGATATTGGGGATTTGTTACAGGGTAATAGTGCAGAGTTGTTTAATCATGAGCCAATTCACCCATTAGTTAGAGCCGAAAATGATTTGAAATTTGATGTTCGTGTGCTTGGCAATCACGAGTTTAATTTTAGCAAAAGTTTTTTGGAAAAGAATATTAAGGGGTTTAATGGCGATGTCGTGAATGCGAATATTATTAAAACTGCGGACAATAAGCCGTTTGTGAAGCCTTATGCGATTAAAAAAATTGATGGCGTGAGGGTAGCGATTGTGGGGTATTTAGTACCGCATGTTCCAACTTGGGAGGCATCTACGCCTGAACATTTTGCAGGATTAAAGTTTTTGAGCGCTGAAGAAGCATTAAAAAAGACTTTGAAAGAGTTAAACGGGAAGCATGACATTTTGATTGGTGCTTTTCATTTAGGACGAGAAGATGAAAAAGGTGGTGATGGGATACCTGATTTAGCGAAAAAATTCCCGCAATTTGACATTATTTTTGCAGGACACGAACATGCGGTTTATAACACAAAAATTGGAAAAGTGCATACAATTGAGCCTGGAGCATATGGGGTTTATCTTGCAAAAGGGGTTGTTGTATTTGACACAAAAACAAAGAAAAAAATGGTAACGACTGAAAATTTGCCCACAAAAGATGTGCCAGAAGATGAAGAGTTGGCGAAAAAATATGAATATGTGGATAAAAAATCAAAAGAATATGCACAAGAAGTTGTCGGAGAAGTGACAAAAACCTTTATTGAAAGACCTGACTTTATTACAGGAGAAGCGAAAATCACTACAATGCCAACCGCCACATTACAAGAAACACCTATTATAACATTGATTAACAAAGTGCAAAAATATTACGCAAAAGCAGATGTTTCAGCAGCAGCCTTATTCAATTTTGGTTCCAATTTGAAAAAAGGACCTTTCAAAAGGAAAGATGTTGCATTCATTTACAAATTCACCAACACGCTCATTGGAGTGAATATGATGGGTGAAAATCTATTAAAATACATGGAATGGTCATATAGATTTTACAATCAGTTGCAGCCAGGAGATTTGACAATCAGTTTTGACGAAAATATTCGTGGCTATAATTTTGATATGTTTTCTGGCGTGAAATACCAAGTTGATGTTACAAAACCCACTGGACAAAGGATTATCAATCCCACCATTAACGGGAAACCAATTGATCCAAAAGCAACATACAAATTAGCGATCAATAATTACCGATTCGGAACATTGTCGGCATTACAATTGATTACAGACGCTGATAGGTATTATGATTCTTATGATGAGTTGCAAGACGGTGGGCAAATACGAGATTTGATTATCAAGTTCATCACTGAAGAAAAAGGTGGGAAAGTAACACCTGAATTGGAGCATAACTGGGAAATCATAAACTACAATTTCAAGAATCCGTTGTTGAAAAAATTGGCAGAAAAATTAAAAGATGGGAGCATAAAAATCCCTACTTCAAAAGATGGGAGGACTTTGAATGTCAAATCCATTAAGGAAAGTGAAGTTGAATAA
- a CDS encoding DNA translocase FtsK: MKSKKLYLALIIGVLLVFLTLSSWLGNSGLVGCFGVWFATLNKKYFGHLSFINLPYLAWVLFLLYKTKNPFTETVLEKTLGHLLGILSLLFLQSSLFDQGEIGNSVRLFLRPFIGDFGLYALIMLMLVISYLILFKLPPKSVFYPYMNKTQNLLKDIYKQCLQAFNLDFTPKKEDFENASPDLQKKETQNPKENPKESLMNETLNHKTPNEESFLAIPTPYNTTSNALEPQEGLVQISPHPPTHYTIYPKKNRFDDLSNPTNPPLKETKQKFQKRESAPQKETFAPTTPTIPTHAPIIKNDNQAETPNQKTSTNPTEKDNPQENPPKENIEKNREENIKEKEPENTPNSNLTPTSAKKPIMVKELSENKEILDGLDYGEVEKPNNYELPTTQLLNAVCLKDTSLDENEVDQKIQDLLSKLRTFKIDGDIIRTYSGPIVTTFEFRPAPNVKVSRILGLSDDLAMTLCAESIRIQAPIKGKDVVGIEIPNSQSQIIYLREILESELFQKSSSPLTLALGKDIVGNPFITDLKKLPHLLIAGTTGSGKSVGVNAMILSLLYKNPPDQLKLVMIDPKMVEFSIYADIPHLLTPIITDPKKAIGALQSVTKEMERRYSLMSEYKVKTIDSYNEQAKNNGIEAFPYLIVVIDELADLMMTGGKEAEFPIARIAQMGRASGLHLIVATQRPSVDVVTGLIKTNLPSRVSFRVGTKIDSKVILDTDGAQSLLGRGDMLFTPPGANGLVRLHAPFATEDEIKKIVDFIKAQKEVEYDKDFLLEESRMPLDTSSYQGDDILERAKAVILEKKITSTSFLQRQLKIGYNQAATITDELEAQGFLSPRNAKGNREILQN; encoded by the coding sequence TTTTGACCCTATCTTCATGGTTAGGTAATAGCGGATTAGTGGGGTGTTTTGGGGTGTGGTTTGCCACGCTGAATAAAAAATATTTTGGGCATCTTTCATTCATTAATTTACCTTATTTAGCGTGGGTTTTATTCCTTTTATACAAGACTAAAAACCCTTTTACAGAAACCGTCTTAGAAAAAACTTTAGGGCATCTGCTTGGCATTTTATCTCTGCTTTTTTTACAATCTAGCCTTTTTGATCAAGGGGAGATCGGCAACAGCGTGCGTTTGTTTTTACGCCCTTTTATAGGGGATTTTGGGCTTTATGCTCTTATAATGCTTATGCTAGTTATCTCTTATTTGATTTTATTCAAACTACCCCCTAAAAGCGTTTTTTATCCTTATATGAATAAAACACAAAACCTTTTAAAAGATATTTATAAGCAATGCTTACAGGCTTTTAACCTTGATTTTACCCCCAAAAAAGAGGATTTTGAAAACGCCTCGCCAGACCTTCAAAAAAAAGAAACCCAAAACCCTAAAGAAAATCCCAAAGAAAGCCTTATGAATGAAACCTTAAACCACAAAACCCCCAACGAAGAATCTTTTTTAGCGATCCCCACCCCCTATAACACGACTTCAAACGCTCTAGAGCCGCAAGAAGGCTTGGTTCAAATCTCCCCACACCCCCCTACTCATTACACCATTTACCCTAAAAAAAACCGATTTGATGATTTGTCTAACCCCACTAACCCCCCTTTAAAAGAAACCAAACAAAAATTTCAAAAAAGAGAATCCGCACCCCAAAAAGAAACTTTTGCACCTACCACGCCTACCATACCCACACATGCACCCATAATAAAAAATGACAACCAAGCAGAAACCCCTAACCAAAAAACCTCCACTAACCCAACAGAAAAAGACAATCCACAAGAAAACCCCCCAAAAGAAAACATAGAAAAAAATAGAGAAGAAAACATAAAAGAAAAAGAGCCAGAAAATACTCCAAATTCTAACTTAACCCCCACAAGCGCTAAAAAACCCATTATGGTTAAAGAATTGAGCGAAAATAAAGAGATATTAGATGGATTAGATTATGGCGAAGTAGAAAAACCCAACAATTATGAGCTACCCACCACGCAATTATTGAATGCGGTTTGTTTGAAGGACACTTCTTTAGATGAAAACGAGGTTGATCAAAAAATCCAGGATCTATTGAGCAAGCTGCGCACCTTTAAAATTGATGGCGATATTATCCGCACTTATTCAGGCCCTATTGTAACCACCTTTGAATTCCGCCCAGCCCCTAATGTTAAGGTGAGCCGTATTTTAGGCTTGAGCGATGATTTAGCGATGACTTTATGCGCTGAATCCATTCGCATTCAAGCCCCTATTAAAGGTAAGGATGTCGTTGGTATTGAGATCCCTAATAGCCAAAGCCAAATTATTTATTTAAGAGAAATTTTAGAAAGCGAGTTGTTTCAAAAATCTAGCTCGCCCCTGACTCTAGCTTTAGGCAAAGACATTGTGGGTAACCCTTTCATCACGGATTTAAAAAAACTCCCCCACTTACTCATCGCTGGCACTACAGGAAGCGGTAAGAGCGTGGGCGTGAACGCGATGATTTTATCCTTACTTTATAAAAACCCCCCTGATCAACTCAAATTAGTGATGATAGATCCCAAAATGGTAGAATTTAGCATTTATGCTGACATACCTCATTTACTCACGCCCATTATCACTGACCCTAAAAAAGCTATAGGGGCTTTACAAAGCGTGACTAAAGAAATGGAGCGGCGATACTCTTTAATGAGTGAATACAAGGTTAAAACCATTGATTCTTATAACGAGCAAGCTAAAAATAATGGCATTGAAGCGTTCCCCTATTTGATTGTAGTGATTGATGAATTAGCGGATTTGATGATGACAGGGGGCAAAGAAGCGGAGTTTCCTATCGCTAGAATCGCTCAAATGGGGCGAGCGAGCGGCTTGCATCTCATTGTAGCGACCCAACGCCCAAGCGTGGATGTTGTAACCGGTTTGATTAAAACCAACTTGCCTTCAAGGGTGAGTTTTAGGGTAGGCACTAAAATTGATTCTAAAGTGATTTTAGACACCGATGGGGCACAAAGTTTGTTAGGAAGGGGTGATATGCTCTTTACCCCCCCAGGTGCAAATGGGTTAGTGCGCTTGCATGCCCCTTTCGCGACTGAAGATGAAATCAAAAAAATCGTGGATTTTATTAAAGCCCAAAAAGAAGTAGAATACGATAAAGATTTTCTTTTAGAAGAATCACGCATGCCTTTAGACACATCTAGTTATCAAGGCGATGACATACTAGAAAGGGCTAAAGCGGTGATTTTAGAAAAAAAGATCACTTCTACAAGTTTTTTACAACGCCAATTAAAAATCGGCTACAACCAAGCCGCAACCATTACTGATGAATTAGAAGCTCAAGGCTTTCTATCCCCAAGAAATGCCAAAGGCAACAGAGAGATTTTACAAAACTAA